In Candidatus Sodalis pierantonius str. SOPE, one DNA window encodes the following:
- the uxuR gene encoding Uxu operon transcriptional regulator gives MKSSLIQQRPYQQVGSILRDMIAQKRYALNERLPPEREIADMLNVSRTLIREALIMLELEGLIEVRRGAGIFVISTPDMRQGGKDEGAQNVCNDAGPFEQLQARQLLESNIAEFAALQATREDIIKMRQALQLEEEELASDSPDGAENGDMHFHLAVAAATHNSMLVELFKQSWEWRENNPMWIQLHRHLDNTRYRKEWLHDHKQILAALIKKDPRGAKFAMWQHLENVKHRLLEFSDVDDIYFDGYLFESWPLSHIE, from the coding sequence ATGAAATCGAGTCTCATACAACAGCGTCCGTACCAGCAAGTGGGCAGTATCCTGCGCGACATGATTGCGCAAAAGCGCTACGCGCTCAATGAACGCTTACCTCCTGAGCGTGAGATTGCCGACATGCTAAACGTAAGCCGAACGCTGATCCGGGAAGCGCTCATTATGTTGGAGCTGGAGGGGCTAATCGAGGTCCGGCGCGGCGCGGGTATCTTTGTCATCAGCACGCCAGACATGCGTCAAGGCGGCAAGGATGAGGGTGCGCAAAATGTTTGCAACGATGCGGGCCCGTTTGAGCAACTGCAGGCGCGTCAACTGCTGGAAAGCAACATCGCGGAATTTGCCGCCCTGCAGGCCACCCGTGAAGACATTATAAAAATGCGTCAGGCGCTCCAGCTTGAGGAAGAAGAGCTGGCCTCTGATTCTCCCGACGGGGCGGAGAATGGCGATATGCATTTCCACCTGGCGGTTGCCGCGGCCACCCATAACAGCATGTTGGTCGAGCTGTTCAAACAGTCCTGGGAGTGGCGCGAAAATAATCCCATGTGGATCCAGCTGCACCGCCATTTGGATAATACCCGTTATCGCAAAGAATGGCTGCATGACCACAAACAGATCCTGGCGGCGCTTATCAAAAAAGATCCGCGCGGCGCCAAATTTGCCATGTGGCAACACCTGGAGAATGTCAAACATCGTCTGCTGGAATTTTCTGATGTCGACGATATTTATTTTGACGGTTATCTGTTTGAATCCTGGCCCTTGAGCCACATCGAATAA
- a CDS encoding HAD family hydrolase, which translates to MAIKAVFFDVGETLVDESREWAEWADFLGLSRLTFFAALGAVIARGEHHRRVFRLVRPDSDFQQLQQQREQAGKSYRLRATDLYPDAVPCLRRLRQAGILVGIAGNQPQAVEQTLRLAGVPADIIRSSASWGVEKPDPRFFQRILAATPGLKPTEVAYVGDRLDNDVLPTRQAGMLAVFLRRGPWALLQDDARLGTPGIALDDLHALPAILCRQP; encoded by the coding sequence GTGGCAATCAAAGCGGTATTTTTCGACGTGGGCGAAACGCTGGTCGATGAAAGCCGGGAATGGGCGGAATGGGCCGATTTTCTCGGGCTCTCCCGGTTGACATTTTTCGCCGCTCTGGGCGCCGTCATCGCTCGAGGCGAACATCATCGTCGGGTATTCCGCCTGGTGCGGCCGGACAGTGATTTTCAGCAGTTGCAGCAGCAGCGCGAACAGGCCGGCAAATCTTACCGTTTGCGCGCGACGGATCTTTATCCGGACGCCGTACCCTGTCTGAGGCGTTTGCGCCAGGCCGGTATACTGGTGGGTATTGCGGGTAATCAACCCCAGGCGGTGGAACAGACGCTGCGCCTGGCGGGAGTGCCGGCGGATATCATTCGCTCTTCGGCATCCTGGGGGGTGGAAAAACCTGATCCACGCTTTTTCCAGCGGATCCTTGCCGCGACGCCGGGCCTTAAACCGACCGAGGTCGCCTACGTGGGCGACAGACTGGATAATGATGTGCTCCCCACCCGCCAGGCGGGAATGCTGGCGGTATTTTTACGTCGCGGACCCTGGGCGCTACTGCAAGACGACGCCAGGCTCGGGACGCCTGGGATCGCCCTTGACGATCTTCACGCGTTACCCGCTATCCTCTGCCGGCAGCCATAG
- a CDS encoding IS5 family transposase, translated as MAKQKFKITNWPAYNNALRQRGDLTVWLDESAIAAWTESTPPEHRGRPLHYTDMAITTVLMIKRVFNLSLRALQGFVDSIFKLMGLSLRCPDYSLVSRRAKTVDISIKTQTRGEISHLVIDGTGLKVFGEGEWKVRQHRAERRRVWRKLHLAVDSVTHEIICADLSLSGTTDAQALPGLINQTHRKIREASADSAYDTRYCHDALLRKKIKPLIPPRSGAQYWPARYHERNHAVANQHLRGNNDTWKKKVGYHRRSLAETAMFRFKTLLGGHLSLHDYDAQVGEAMAMVKALNRITLLGMPNSVRIM; from the coding sequence ATGGCAAAGCAAAAGTTTAAAATCACCAACTGGCCCGCATATAACAATGCGCTCAGGCAGCGGGGGGACCTGACAGTATGGCTTGATGAGTCAGCCATTGCTGCATGGACTGAGAGTACACCACCTGAACATCGTGGCCGGCCGCTTCACTACACCGATATGGCCATTACCACGGTTCTGATGATAAAGCGCGTGTTTAACCTTTCGCTCCGGGCGTTACAGGGTTTCGTTGACTCGATTTTTAAACTGATGGGGCTGTCGCTGCGCTGCCCAGATTACTCTCTGGTCAGCCGGCGAGCAAAAACCGTCGACATCAGCATAAAAACGCAAACCCGCGGCGAAATCTCACACCTGGTCATCGATGGCACCGGCCTGAAAGTCTTCGGCGAAGGCGAATGGAAAGTCAGGCAGCATAGGGCTGAGAGACGCAGAGTATGGCGCAAGCTTCATCTGGCAGTAGATAGCGTGACACATGAAATTATCTGTGCCGATTTATCGCTAAGCGGTACGACAGATGCGCAGGCGCTGCCCGGGCTGATTAACCAAACCCACCGGAAAATCAGGGAAGCGTCGGCTGACAGTGCTTACGATACGCGTTACTGTCATGATGCTCTGCTGAGGAAAAAAATAAAGCCGCTTATCCCACCGCGAAGTGGTGCACAATATTGGCCAGCTCGATACCATGAGCGTAACCATGCGGTGGCAAATCAGCATCTGAGGGGCAATAACGATACCTGGAAAAAGAAAGTAGGTTATCACCGGCGTTCACTGGCTGAAACGGCCATGTTCCGGTTTAAAACACTTCTGGGTGGTCATCTGAGTCTGCATGACTATGACGC